Within the Gadus chalcogrammus isolate NIFS_2021 chromosome 20, NIFS_Gcha_1.0, whole genome shotgun sequence genome, the region TTTTCACACACCTAAGTGAGGgaccacacaaacactgaaGTAATCAGCCCAGAAAATTGCCACTGTGAAAAGATAAACAAAATATTTGACAATGTAAATGCAAGTATACATAGAATGGTTGGATAAACACAAAAGGAGGATAATATTGTGGGATTGTGGTAGGTATGAGGCTTTAAACGTATCTTTTTTGATCTGTATTAGGGAGGACATTCTTACCAGGATAAGATAAACAAGGAGTTTTGAAATCTCAAAGAGCCTTCCATTGTGGGCCTTGTTAGCCAGGACGCTGTAGCACAGAGTGGTGCCACACAGGACCAGCAGCCGAGCTACGTTCTCCACACGCCAAACCTGTGGCAGGACTAGGGCAATGtggacagagacacaaacactctTCAGCATATTGTGTTTAACAGGTCACCTGTTTCTTGAAGGTTCTGACATTTTAAGAAATATTCAAAATGGTATAAATATTCCATTTAAATTAAAAGCAGTCATACTCTGCACTCAATATTActttaaaatacaaataaaagtatTATAATACCCTATGAAAGGGCTGTTGCAGTGTACAATGCATCCTCAGtatcatttttaaatacaattatttcgtttttatttgttttgtttctttgtctGCACTATGGGTACCCCTAATCTCTTCAAGGATGGCCAAGATGGTGCTAGTGTTCCAGTCTTTGAGTTCCAAATCTGTATGAAGCAGGAGAACAGCCTTGGCCAGGTCCGAAAGGGCACTGCTTGACAGCACAGTACTTGTCAGCTGCTGCCAGCCAAGATAACCTGGAGGAAGGGCAGAGGTTTAATGAGTTGTACTGTAGGACATATTAGCCTCTAGGTAAGAAAATGGAAGGCTTAATAAATGGTCACCTACAATCATGACTCTATAATTATGAGATGAAGAAGTTGATCTTGTAAGTTTACAACTAACATTTAAAGGGAAAATGTCTTGCCTTTAGCTGACTCACCATCTGGTAGCAAGGGCCCGTACAGGATGAAGAGCAGACGTGCCTGGCTAACCATGGGCCAGGGCTTCAGGATTTGTGTCAGCCAAAACCCACATTCTTTGCGGCTTGACCATGGGTCAAGGAGAACCTGACGACAGAACTGTCTAATTTGCAGCTCTAGGTATCGACTCGCTCCTGCaaagagagggttagggttagggaaaaaCTGTATGAAGAATGCCCAATATGATTGCTTTGGATAGGTCAATTTGCTGGCACTCAATATCCATACTTATTTAGACATATTAAATGTATCCGTTGTATCCAAAATAGAGGATCTAAATTAGCTTTAGGCATTTCTTAGAGGAGAGACGTTTTTGCTTTACTTTTATCAACCATATTCAACAAGCACGAAGAGAGCAAGAGTGTCACTTGTGTATTTAATGTTTGCATTTTTAATAATATAAGGCTGTGCCCAATTGTGTAAGTCAATTGCTGCCCAGCTAAGGCCTGATATTCATTGTGAAGTGCAAAGTTTAATATCTGGTTCGTTTCAGAAGACAAGACTATTCAAAACAGTGAAAGTCAACTCTTAAAGATGCTGTACGTAAgatttgagagttgtaaagagagaatgaaaggagagcagaagagaacGAGACTTTGAGAATAAACAACCCAGTAATGTAAAACCCAGTTTTACATTTCTCGCACCTGTGATTTGCAGGCAAGTTCCTCATAATAATGGAAGAGATGCCCCAATTGGTCTGATTGGTCTGAGCCTGGTCCGGACTAAATATCTAAATTTTGCGAGGTCAACTAGAACCAATATCCAAACAGCATTTAACTCACTAATGACTGGTGGCTATGCCAAAAAATGACACTCAAATTAATGCTCttgaatcttacctacagcattTAGTTATGTTGATCATTTTGTATCTATTATAATGGTCAAAATGTCATATTGCTAGGACAATATAACTATCTGTTTCCACCCCCGACATTACCTTGGAAAGTTCCATTTAAACccacaataaaaacattattcCGGTGTAACTATTACACCTGCTAAACCTGTTCACACCTGGTCTTCCATTGACTACAATCTCCATTTTTCTTGGAAGGTCTGTGAAGTCGCACAGGAAGATGAACACTCTGTGGCATTCCAGCTCATTCCATCCTGCAATAAGGGTCTTAAAAGCAATAATGTAAAAGTTAGATAAATACTTAATACATATACTGTTCTTAGTGTTGTCCATTAAAATGTTTTGCTCAAATGTGATCTACTATAAAGAAAAACATGATGCAAGTGTTGTTATTACAATTTTAAATGAAATGGGATTGGTtttctgcatgtttgtgcagGTTTTGACCTGAAGGAAGACACCATAGCTGGAGAAGCCAAGGCAGCTAGCTGCAGTAGGCTTACACTGCATCATGAAACATGGGATCTACAAAGAAATTGATTTGACAATGTTTAAGTCTATGTTGCATAATTTCTCCAGGGGAAAagttgtatatatattgttaagTAAATTGTTCATCGTAAACTAATTATATTACAGAAACAACCCCATAATACCAACGTATTGTTACCTTTGAGAACTTTGTGTGGATAAATTTCAATCTGTCCTTGGTTGGTAATAACAAGGTGCATCTCTTGAACAACAAGCCTAGGCACAAAGGTGAATTGGGGAAATATAATTTTCTCCCATATGTAGATATAATTCAAGTAATATCAACTCTTTCACATAAAGTGTACGAGAAAGAAGGTCACTTGGAAGAAAACCATTGTGCCACATTCTTTTTGCATTTAAATACATAATGCAGGCTTTCACATCAATGATATTTTCAAACTGGCAATGCTTACCTAGAGCTTTGTAGTGTCGATAGGTAGATTGCTTGTCATCAGGAAATCTTGAGTGGTGAAAGTTTTGAGGGATCATTCTTTTGGCCCAGGCCATGGTGGAGACGTGGTCCACAATTTGGCAACTCATTGCCTTCGACACCATGCTGAAAACGCTTACTTCAAGGACTTCCAAACTTTTGAATAAATATGTCACTCAAATAAAGACACcactaaataaaaaatacgtgTCATTGTGCCTTATTGCTCACCAGTGAGTCTTCGCAGAATCATGTCGAACACCTCGGATGGCAGCCTCTCAAAGAAACTGACTCCGCTTCTGCACTGACTACGAGTTTTCATGGTCCTGACCTACACGGTAGGGATGGTAAACATGTTGGTAGAAAGTTGTCATTGATACACCATAATGTATTTAGAATGAACAAGATATCTGTTTAGGGGGGGATTCTTATTTGTGCCATAAAGTATCTCACAAGACAGAAGACAATACCAAACCTTTTCAGCAGACGTTCACCCAGATTAATAACGACGGCTTCTCCTAGCAAGGTACGACTAGGTAGCTAAAGTATGTTGAATAGAGTTTTAGTAAGCTAGTCATTTGAATTAAAAGtttttaataatacaattattaacGTTAGTTGGTTTGTTTTAATATGTTTAGCTAGCTGTGTTTCTGGACTCAGTGGACTGGTCAAAATTATTCACGTGCATATTATTGTATTACAGCGGCGCGAAACTGCCGTGCCAATCCTACAGGAAGTACCTCGCGCCGGCTGACCCCGGCGGACAGTACCGCCTCCGCACAACAAAGTGATAGAGTTCAGATCACTCCGCAAGACATTTATGTTGCTTTCTTATCTATATCTTTATCgatttagatatagatatagatcgatatatatttaatatattttagtAATGCCTATGCACATACATAATAAAGGTGTGTTGCATTTGccatacaaataaatacatacaaataaatatgagTATTTATTTATCACAGAAATTAGCTATATTAGGAGTAGATTCTGTTTGCGTACTTCCCTTTTGTATCCACTCTTGATAGAGTCAGGAGGAAGGAAATTAAAATGGTTAATATTGATAAATGCCTAACTACCCTTTGTGTGTCCTAAGGATATTTTAAGTAAGTTCCCAGCAAATGAACACCAATATGTGCTAATACAAACCAAGCCCAATATTTGTATTAAAGGtcgggtatgggatttgcgaaacgccagcagattttgaaaatacacaactcgaatggtcctaccccctctccttcaactatgactctgactccacccatcccaagtacatggacgcaaAATCCTGCACGAGcacgaacacagatgcgcgagagtgagccaggctagctaggttggagtttagggttgtcttccagtgctaggtccaaatgtggattagctggttagctagctccagtagcaggataacaacaaacagaagcttgctctgggtcacaagctttgagtatgtgcacgaaggggtcacgtgcggggagcgggggagggggagggggagtgcagtacgaccgtttgattgacgtacttgctgtccaatgccactcggtgggtctggaaatcattagctggagtttttcgagccctgcccgttccactgatgattgacttgtttaattttcatgtcagtacttctaactcagtggctgtaagtgggttatgataaggatttcaagtaattttgaaaaaaatgtccaaaaaagagaataccatacccaacctttaagtattATTGTAGAAAAGCTTAGCTAGACATGCTTTTCCAATGTGTTGTTTGAGGCCTTTCTCTCATTTGTAATAGTTAGTGTTGGTTAACCATAATCTGGAATAGCATGCATGCATGGTTTCTGTGAATGTTTAATTCCTCTATGTCGCAACACCTCCCTTTCTGCAGAGCAGTGGACCGGGGAAACAGATTGTCATTGAGGTACCGAGAGAGCAGGCGAGGCTCAAAACAGCTTTTATTACTCCCAGATACAGTCGACCGCACAGGAGAAAGAAGCTAAAGAAATGAACACTTTCAGAGATATTGTCACAGACCGCTAAAGAACCACTCCAAATCGGTCAATGGCTACAATAACAATGGATTCTGGGATAATTTACACATAATCTTTTTATATCTTCTTACATTTTTTGTGGCTGCCCAGCAAGCAAGAACAGAGGCCTTTGTGACTACCATGGCTCTTCAGCTGCTTGGGTTCTTCCTGGGTATGCTGGGTTTTCTTGGTACAGTAGCAGCAACAGTGCTTCCCCATTGGCGCTGCTCTGCCTACGTGGACACCAACATTATAACCGCCGTCTCCTATATGAAGGGCCTGTGGATGGAATGTGTATCACATAGCACAGGCATCTACCAGTGTGAGCTGCACCGATCCCTCCTGGCTCTTCCGTCAGATCTTCAggtaatgttttattattagcTGCGACCAATACCGCACTATATGATACCCTAACCTGGGAATACCATCAAATATTTCCCCCCacattttgtttctgtgttaTAATTATATTCCTTTATTCATTCTAGGCCGCCCGAGCACTAATGGTGCTCTCTTGTGTCACCAGCACCTTAGCTGTCCTTCTAGCTGTCATGGGGATGAAGTGTACTCAGTGTGCCCATGCTCTATCCACCAAGAATGGCCTGCTGTTGGGGGGAGGTGTTTGCTTCCTCAGCGCAGGTTTACTCTGCTTGATCCCAGTGTCATGGACAACCCATAGCATTATTCAGGACTTCTATAaccccttcctgcccagtgCGTTGAAGTATGAGATCGGCCAGGCTATTTTTGTGGGATACACCTCATCCTGCCTGAGTCTGATTGGGGCCTTTACTCTCTGCTGTAGCACCAATAGGCAGCAGCAGCCAACGAgatacccccctccccaccaaatGGTTGGATTTCCCTCAGCACCTTCTCCACCCCCTGCTGTACTGGCCGCTGCTCCGTCCTACAGGCCCCCAGAAGCACTGAGGGGCAATTGTGTCCCCTcagttctctctgtctcccaagGTGGCTACAGGCTCAATGACTTTTTCTAATATACATAGTAATATATACTAATATTATTTCATTAAGGCTCCTCATCACTTTCCACTTATCTTTGATTTATGTCAGAAATCAACCTTGTTGGATTTGTATGATGAAGAAATAAAAGTATGTGTAAACAAATTACCAGATGATGGCTCTTCCTCAATACAAATACAGATTTTCAGAAGCATATTTGCAATGCTGAATTGAAGAATGGCTGGAGTAGCAATTTTTTCCAAAAAGATTCAATAGCATATACGTTATACCTAAGTTAGGGAATATTTTAATTGGAGCTGAGAGTTTATCAGACAGCATTGTCTTAATTGGAATAATAATTACTTTTGATGCAAACTAAAGAAATCTAATGTTATTCAGGCCATGTGACGCCGACCAAAGAAATGTCTGAAGTGATGTAATGTCATGAAACGTAGTATTTTTGGACAGCAGCTCCAACATAAACTTTGattaacacattttaaaccctgaTTCCATTTCTTTGGTTTTACTGTTTAAAATTGATTTATTCTTCCTCTTTTGCCTGCCTCCGTATTTCAAGAATTGAGTTATACCCGATAGTCTAGAGTTTTCACCACAAATAGTCTGTCTGTTCTATTCAAgcctaaatattattttaagttgttttgttgtattgattttaataaaaaataatcacgTCAAGATGATCTGTCCACAGTGTCCTTCTCAAAATAGGCAAATCATTAGTAATATGCTTTGAATTTGGAGTGCATATGGCACCCCCGTGTGGCGGTCAGAGTGGCCTCGATGAACATACAATACATGACCACTACCCAGTCCTATATCCATTTGTTAATGCATCCAAAACTGGGCAGCACCGATTTTGGCCGCTTCAAGGGAGTGACCCATGCAGTCCGCACTATGGATTACCATGTCATCCAAATTGGCGGATGCATACTAATGGGGTCTCAGGATTAGATCCATTTCTCTATGGACGTTTTTGGGTGCTCAATGGATACTGGAGGGTCGTATTCTGTATGTGTTGAGGACATCCGGGGTTGATAAtgccatttttattttacctgCTAGATAAGGGTACTGCTAGTACCCCTTTTTTAGTGCTAGGGTCCTGACGAGGCGAGCCTGTCTCAATCATTCTAGTAGTTCATCTATTTGATGTATCAGATAGGCATATAAGTGTGATTCCTTATTCATTTTCCTGAAATCATTCAAGATTCGTCTGGCTGGTGGTCAGATTCATGCTATTTGTTGctaattgaaataatatttgCTGGCCTTTCTGCCTGCCCGGCTGTCTTACCCATTAGTTTGCTTGGCTAATGTTTTCCGCCACCTCCTAGAGGCTATGTCACTTAAGGAACTGGCTGTCATTCAATGGGACCCTCACCTTCTCACCAGTCTGGAACTCTGAGACTGCTGCATCCGGGTTGGTTTTCTGTGCCTGTTCCTCATGGGCTTTCTGCATGTGCTGACCAAGAGCCAGACTCGAGCCATTTGGAGCTTTGAGTAACTACTCTGAGGGCAAAAAAGACATACGGTAAAAACTGTTCCCAATTTTTACCATCTAGAATCGATCAACTAATGTTTAAAACATCTGTCCCACGGTGCGGTTGAATCTCTTAACTAGTCTGCCTGTCTGAGTATGGTATACAAAGGTGTGCATTTGCCTTAGCTTCATTACCTGGAACATTTGGGAGAGTAACTTGGACTAGAAACTTGCTATTCCCAATAGATGAAACAGCTGCCTGGTTACCAGGGTATTCCATGTTCTCTGCTCTGCCTGACCTAGGGAGGGAGCCAACAATGTCTATCGTGAGCTGACTGAACGGACTCTCGATGATAGGCAATCGGATGAGAGGGTTCCTGAAGGTCTTTTGGCCCAATGGCAACAGTCGTCTTGAAATACCCGCTACACCCCGgacccagtggtggttctacatTGAATTACACCCCGGGTTGAATGATGTGACACCCTCCATGCttgtccgttccatttgggagaCCCAGAGGTGAACTGCTCCTCGGGCCGTGCCCCCCTTTCCCCTTCTCACACAGCGTCTGTGCACCTTCTCAGCAAGCAGGGGTGCCTGCACTGCAGCTGCAGAGGGCGCCAATATGCCATTTCCCCACACTGTGATATGATAGATAATAGAAAAACCCCTTTGCGGTGCAGATGGCAGCGCAAATTGTGAAATGTCGCCCCGTGCGGCTGCCCGCTTAGCTCTCTCATAGGATTTCTCTTTGGCCATAGCCCGGATTGGTGAGTATTGTCTAGGTAGAGAACTATGGATACATAGGTCTATGGCACCAGTATTTGTTCCACAAAAACCCTGCCTTAGTTTTAACAATCCAATAAAGCAACCCATGTTTAAATGCAAAATGTGGGAAGGTGGCTGCACTCACCCATCCCTGGATCTCTTCCTCGATCACCGATCCACTCCTCCATGCAAGTAACAGGCTGGACTCATTCAGCTGGTCAGGGGCAAACCGCCCTGGAATCTGGGCTTCCACCTCATCAGCCTGTTGCAATTGAGAGAAGGTTTGACCTGAGTCTTTTCCTGGCTTACTGGTGAGGAGGAGTTCACTGACTGCCTGGGAAAATCCTAATTAGCGCAGCTTGAGGATAGCTGGCCTTCCTGACAACAGAGGTACCAAGAATGGTTGTCCTGATTCGGGGTTGGGGTGCCACCGGACAATTTAGGGATCTCCAGCCACGGGTTGTACCGGGATAGGGTAAAGGTCCTTTGCCCTTGGGTCTCTGGTAGTCCAAGGGTCTGGATGTGTCTCCGCCCCAGCTTGACCACATCATGTGGAAGGTTATTTTTTTATCAGTGCCATCAGTCCAGACAGATTAGGCAGACGGGACTGGACAGGACAGCATATCATTGGCATCCTCTTTCTTAAATAAGACCGCAAGTAATCCAAAACATACATTTGGTGTGGCCATTGTGGCTGCTTACCTCGCCCGGTCTCTGGTGTGTTAACTGGTGTGTAATGTAACCTCTTGCTCTGGCTGAAGAGAGACTGTCTGGTTCATGGTTCTGGTATTAAGATAAGTAGTGGTTTCAAGCGAGGCTTATTGCCAAACTTGCAGAAGCTGTGCTGAGTAATATTGGTCATTGCGTTGTCATCTGTCGGGGAACGGTCGCTGTCCTAGGTGCTGAAGTCTCTCGCCAATGTTAGGGGCTCTGGTAGCCTAAATCCCTCCACAATATATAAATCCACTTCAATAGTAATAGATAAATATAACTATTTCAAACGTATCGTGGGAATGCAGCCAACGGAGTCTGTTCATGAATTGGACCCAATGTGTTGCTCActtttttgccttttttctAAGAAAGCGCGTGATTTGCCCTTATTAAGTGCgatgtttatgttggttttctCGACCACATATTGTTAAAATGTCGGCATCTGcatgtattattttttgtccTCTCAATCTCCATCTAACACACTGTTAGCACACTGAATGTAGGTATTCTTTGTTCAGTTCTAATTTCTCTAGTACATAATTGGTGATATGTGATGGGATTGAGCAATTgatcattaatttttttttttttttattgttgttattcttaACGGTAGGCGATCTTAGGCTATTTCAGAGTTTAAACTCTGAAATAGCCTAAGATTACTAAAGTTTAAACATCGCCCCTACCATTTTAGATCGCCTCATAGAAAAATGTAGAAATAGTTAAATTCGCAATCATCCCACCTACGGGTAGaacataaaatataaactgcaaaaAGACATTCCATGTAGACCACTTAAGAGGATCCGTTGGAAGACAAGAAATAACCCCATAGCTGGCAGGACGTCTGTGTTTGGGATGCTTTCTCTAGCATGTACGGTGCATTCGCTGTTTTCTGCCTTCACCACGGAATCCACATGTCAGGCGTTTTCCACGCAGCCACCATTCACCTCCCTCCACGCTTCTCCCCCagccgcgcgcacacacacacacacacacacacacacacacacacacacacacacacacacacacacacacacacacacacacacacacacacacacacacacacacacacaaacacaacgcgACCactgccaacccccccccccccccccccccccccaaaccggCTCCTCTCGCTGCTCCAGCGCTGTGACCAGGCGCTCTGGTTGATTCTGGTGACGGTGATCACTTCTAAACAAGAAAAGAGACTTACCGAGTGTTTCGAACCCCGGTTATCTTCCTTAATATtttagtatttaaaataaacataGAGCTATAAATGTATTGTTCCTTTTTTGGATATCCAACCCCAAGCCATACTGTGTGAAGGGTCATTTCTACAAAGGTAAGGAATAATAGCTTTAAAATTATTTGTTTGATGTAAGTGTAAAAAATATTAATCTTAACTGGCGCTTACTTGGGTTAGTAGGCTAGTCCTGTTGTATTGGCGTAACGCCTGTCGATAAGAGTAGAAGGAACCTGGAGCCAGTGTATAAATGTAACACTGGGAATAAACCAGTTGTGGATGAGGTGGTCCAACCTTTCCTCATGTCTTTCCATCTTCTGACTCCGTGACTAAACGCGGATGCGCTCGGAACATTATCTCCACACATTAGAGACGCTCACAGTTGTACACTAATTAAATGTAGTCATTATAGTAAAGCACCCTCAGAAAAGAAGCAAACAACTCTGTGAAGAGTCGCAATCCAGCATTTAGATGATGTAATAAAATATCCCAACCTGTCGTATAAGATCGATGCAACACCTccaatatgtaggcctacggtTCCAAAAGAGTTCAAGTAGTAAAAATGTAATCTAAAAGATAACATGATTCATACTTTGTGCAAAGATCTGAGCGATGGGGTAAAAATCGTACTCTCTTTCCCTCAGGTTTGGATTCTCCTGCGCGCAGAACTTAGTTTTTGGGTTGCGTTATGGCCATCCACGCAGAGGGCATCGTGGCCATCGTGATCTTCTATCTGCTCATTCTCTGCGTGGGCATCTGGGCAGCCTGGAAGAACAAAGACTCCGGGGTTGGAGAAGGCTCGGACCGCAGTGAGATCATCATGGTCGGCGGGAGAGACATTGGGCTTTTCGTGGGAGGTTTCACCATGACTGGTGTGAACCATGCTTTACTTATTCACTACTTATTCGACATATTCTGTCAGTTTGTTTTGACATGGACTGCTCAATAGTGACCGAGCACCATATATGTTTTACTGCTGTCACATAGACCCACAGACTATAGTTGAATTTCCCTAATCTAATTCTGAAGTCTACTAAAGGTTGGATCTAGACAAGAGTCACACGTATCATTATGCTTATTTCTTAATTTGAAAGCCCTGAGGTGGATTCTCATTTCCAGcccaattaatgtattatttataactTTAAAATCAAGGGCTTCACAATCATACTTCCAGGCATGTGCCATTTTACGCATTACAAGCGGTTCTAATGAAGACGTCCGCGTCAGGGCCAACGGTGCCCCCTATGAAACACCACGTATCTTTCCTCCAAACGATGCCTTTAGGATATGTTGATTGTGTCCTTGTCCTACAGCCACTTGGGTCGGCGGAGGATACATCAACGGCACGGCGGAGTATGTGTACCTGCCAGACTTCGGTCTGGCTTGGGCGCAGGCTCCGTTTGGTTACGCGATGAGCTTGGTTGTGGGTAAGCAAGCTGTACCCGTTAACTTCATGTTTACACAcaaattaatacacacacaaaaaaaattgtGTGTAAACATTCACTTCGAAAAACATGTAGAATCGTGGTGAAATGCGTGGTTCTCATAGCTCCGTACGCATCCCAATAGGTGGCCTGTTCTTCGCCAAACCAATGCGCTCCCGTGGATACGTCACCATGCTCGATCCCTTCCAGCAAATATACGGCAAAAGAATGGGAGGCTTGCTCTTTATTCCTGCGTTGATGGGGGAAATATTTTGGTCTGCTGCCATTTTGTCTGCACTGGGTAGGTAATACAAGCATATTATTCCCCAACATGATATCCATACATTGTTACCTCTTGTAGACTAGGCTCAACCTAAATATGTGCCACCAGCCTGAATAAAACATGCTAAGGTTACTTAGTTCTAGAGTTTGGATGttattaatatctatatatgATCACAATAATGTAGGTTATTAAGTCCAATACAATTATTAGAAAAAAATTATTCAGacaatgttcaaataaatggGCCTACATGTCACATGAAACAATGGACAGACTTGTACTGTCTCTTGTTGCAACCAGGGGCTACCTTGAGTGTCATCGTGGACATTGACATCAACATGTCCGTCATCATCTCCGCCATGATCGCCATCTTCTACACCTTGGTGGGAGGTCTCTACTCAGTGGCCTACACAGACGTGGTGCAGCTCTTCTGTATCTTTTTGGGACTGGTGAGTTTTGAGCGTTGGTTCCTCGTCGACAACACCAGTGGAATCTGAAGGACATGCGTCACACATGTGGAGGATTGATTGTTGATCAATTGTGCCAattgtctccccctctccccttcagTGGATCAGTGTGCCTTTTGCACTGGCAAATCCTGCCGTAGCAGATATTGGTGTATCAGCCAAAAAGGCGATTTACCAGACAGCCTGGCTTGGCAAAATTGAACCAGAGGACGCATGGCTGTGGGCGGACAACTTCTTTCTGCTGGTGAGCTCATGCTTCCACTGGATTTTGCCATGCACTGTTACCGTCCCTTTATATATTACCAAACAAAATCAAGCATTGCAATTGTTCCGAGAGTATTTCTATGCTGCCGATGCacaactgtttttgtttttatttctagATGTTGGGGGGGATTCCCTGGCAGGTGTATTTTCAACGGGTTCTGTCTGCCTCTTCAGCTACCTATGCACAGGTGCTGTCGTTCCTTGCCGCCTTCGGATGCCTGGTCATGGCTGTGCCATCGGTCCTAATAGGAGCAATTGGCGCCTCCACAGGTAAAGAAATGAAGTCATGTTAAGTCAAGTGTGGAGCGCGGTCTATCGTAGGGACAGGACGGTCTTGTGATCAGGGttttagccccccccccccccccccccccacacgccaAAATAACTTGGTTCAACTCAAATGTCTGCAGTCTAACCTGCGGTCCACCTTGAGCAAGATACCCCCTTACCCCTACATGCTTCTTATGAGCTGTACAGGAAGTACTTTTGCTGAAAAGCGTCTGCTCAATTACTTCATAATGGTAAAATagtttataatatatttaaatgaaaATGTTATATATGTCATACCATATAAATCAAAAGGAATCCATGCCATTTGGTTGATGCTTATATCAAAATTGCATACAATCTAAGCTTAAGTCTTTCCATTTTCAGACAGCAATACTCCTGTCTCTTAATGAGCTTAAGCTAAAGAGCTGACTTGCTTTGGCAGTTGGATTACTGAGTTGAATATAACATGCAAAGATACTCATTAATGTGGCTGCTTCATCTCAGTCCAGGCGGAAAAACATCTGCTTGGGTTGGGATAGTTTGGGGGTCACAAGAGAGAAGTCTAAGGAAAGAACTAGGGACAGAATGTTCTGCAGTGCAGAATACATGGAAACGATAAAAAAATCAGGATTTATATAGTTTCTGGAAATTCTTGAATTTATATCCAAAgaataaaatgttatttaatTTAGGTATACTCATTTTATAATTCTGTTATGATCTCCCTTTTTTAACGATTATCAAACTAGTCTTTGTGCTTCTTATGCCAGATTGGAACCAGACCTCATATGGGGCCATCCCTCCAAAAGATAAGGATCAATCAGACATGATCCTTCCAATTGTGCTCCAGCACCTCTGCCCATCCTACATTTCCTTCTTCGGGCTGGGTGCAG harbors:
- the LOC130373423 gene encoding F-box only protein 47-like isoform X4, with protein sequence MKTRSQCRSGVSFFERLPSEVFDMILRRLTVLEVSVFSMVSKAMSCQIVDHVSTMAWAKRMIPQNFHHSRFPDDKQSTYRHYKALGLLFKRCTLLLPTKDRLKFIHTKFSKIPCFMMQCKPTAASCLGFSSYGVFLQTLIAGWNELECHRVFIFLCDFTDLPRKMEIVVNGRPGASRYLELQIRQFCRQVLLDPWSSRKECGFWLTQILKPWPMVSQARLLFILYGPLLPDGYLGWQQLTSTVLSSSALSDLAKAVLLLHTDLELKDWNTSTILAILEEIRVLPQVWRVENVARLLVLCGTTLCYSVLANKAHNGRLFEISKLLVYLILVCEKDGYCMSWVVTLVQQVCKVFTAAADKWSFIQSLENMFSEVTMEIYEASLAGNPQEDLESFQTLCSILGSSAHFHTEILHMFLKE
- the LOC130373423 gene encoding F-box only protein 47-like isoform X1 produces the protein MKTRSQCRSGVSFFERLPSEVFDMILRRLTVLEVSVFSMVSKAMSCQIVDHVSTMAWAKRMIPQNFHHSRFPDDKQSTYRHYKALGLLFKRCTLLLPTKDRLKFIHTKFSKIPCFMMQCKPTAASCLGFSSYGVFLQVKTCTNMQKTNPISFKITLIAGWNELECHRVFIFLCDFTDLPRKMEIVVNGRPGASRYLELQIRQFCRQVLLDPWSSRKECGFWLTQILKPWPMVSQARLLFILYGPLLPDGESAKGYLGWQQLTSTVLSSSALSDLAKAVLLLHTDLELKDWNTSTILAILEEIRVLPQVWRVENVARLLVLCGTTLCYSVLANKAHNGRLFEISKLLVYLILVCEKDGYCMSWVVTLVQQVCKVFTAAADKWSFIQSLENMFSEVTMEIYEASLAGNPQEDLESFQTLCSILGSSAHFHTEILHMFLKE
- the LOC130373423 gene encoding F-box only protein 47-like isoform X3, translating into MKTRSQCRSGVSFFERLPSEVFDMILRRLTVLEVSVFSMVSKAMSCQIVDHVSTMAWAKRMIPQNFHHSRFPDDKQSTYRHYKALGLLFKRCTLLLPTKDRLKFIHTKFSKIPCFMMQCKPTAASCLGFSSYGVFLQTLIAGWNELECHRVFIFLCDFTDLPRKMEIVVNGRPGASRYLELQIRQFCRQVLLDPWSSRKECGFWLTQILKPWPMVSQARLLFILYGPLLPDGESAKGYLGWQQLTSTVLSSSALSDLAKAVLLLHTDLELKDWNTSTILAILEEIRVLPQVWRVENVARLLVLCGTTLCYSVLANKAHNGRLFEISKLLVYLILVCEKDGYCMSWVVTLVQQVCKVFTAAADKWSFIQSLENMFSEVTMEIYEASLAGNPQEDLESFQTLCSILGSSAHFHTEILHMFLKE
- the LOC130373423 gene encoding F-box only protein 47-like isoform X5, yielding MVSKAMSCQIVDHVSTMAWAKRMIPQNFHHSRFPDDKQSTYRHYKALGLLFKRCTLLLPTKDRLKFIHTKFSKIPCFMMQCKPTAASCLGFSSYGVFLQVKTCTNMQKTNPISFKITLIAGWNELECHRVFIFLCDFTDLPRKMEIVVNGRPGASRYLELQIRQFCRQVLLDPWSSRKECGFWLTQILKPWPMVSQARLLFILYGPLLPDGESAKGYLGWQQLTSTVLSSSALSDLAKAVLLLHTDLELKDWNTSTILAILEEIRVLPQVWRVENVARLLVLCGTTLCYSVLANKAHNGRLFEISKLLVYLILVCEKDGYCMSWVVTLVQQVCKVFTAAADKWSFIQSLENMFSEVTMEIYEASLAGNPQEDLESFQTLCSILGSSAHFHTEILHMFLKE